The stretch of DNA GTGCAGGGCCTCGACAACGATCAGCACCGAGTGCGTCGTCTCCCGCACCGCCGAAAGCCCGCTCTGCCGGTTCGTCCAGCGCCGTGCATGTGCCCTGTCCTCCGCGTCTGCAAAGATCACTTCGTTCGTCTCCGGATGCTCGCTTTCGCCGGCGAAAGTCAGATAGGTCTCGTCACCCTTGGCTCGCCGGACCTCGAGATCGCCAGCGATCTTTTCAGTGTCGAAGACGGCGATCGGAATGGCGAAGGCGAGCGAAATCGAATTGCAGAGATCGATGAGCGGATGCAGGCGCGGCAGCGCATGTTCCTGGCGGAAGCGGCGCAGTAGCGCCTCGGAAGCGCAGCGATATTGCGTCGGCTTCAGGCCCATGCGGGAAAAGCCGCGCCGCCAGGCCTGGATTTCGGGGAATTCGCCTTCCTGCGCTTTGGCCAGCCGGGCCTCGGCGATTGCGCTGAAGCTTGCGATCGCCGCCTCGACATCGGCATCCGCATGGATGCCTTCGGAATGGAGCGCGCCGGCGCGAAGCTCCGGAAAGGCCTGCCACATGGCACGGGAATGGCTGAACTGCATGGTCTATCTTCCCCCGGCAGGTTTCAATGAACGGCTCCCGGCAAAGGCAAGCCCGAGCACGGCCGCAAGTACGCAGGCGATGCCGGCGATCTGGCTGAGCCCGACCGGCTCGCCAAGGATGATGACGGCAAGCATGACGGCGGAAACCGGCGCCAGCGCCGTGAAGAGCGCGGCCTCCGTGCCGCTCACTCTTTCTGCCCCCGCATACCACAGCAGAAATCCGCCGACGGTCGGCACCAGCGCATAATAGACGACGGCGGCGACAGCGCTTGCTGAAATGCCATCTGCGAAAGGCGCTTCGAAAATAGCCGGGATGGCGGCAACGATGAAGCCGATGCCGGCCATCAGCGTCGACAGGGTAAGCGGCGCAACCTCCGTCTTCAGCTTTTTATTCAGCAGGATGAACAGCCCTTCGCAGACGACGGCGCAGAAGATCAGCGCATTGCCGGCCAATGATCCGCCGGCCGCATCCGGCGTGAAGGCGATCGACAGCACGCCTGATGTCGCAAGCGCCACGGCGAGAAGCAGGGCACGCTGCGGCCGTTCGCGCAGCAGCAGGATGGAGATTGCTGCCGACACCACCGGCAGCGTGCCGATAATGACGCCGGCATCGGCCGCCGAGGTCAGGCTGAGGCCGGAGATCAGCAGCGTCGTGTAACCAACACTGCCGGCCCCGGCCTGAATGATGAGGATGAGGCGGTCATGCCGGGAAAACCTCGGCAGCCGCGCGCCGGTCGCCCGCATTAGCAGGAGAAGGACAGGAAAGGCGATAGCGAAGCGCAATGCGGTGGCGCTGAACGGCGGCAGGCCCGAAGCGATCAGCTTGCTTGCGATCACAGTGCTTCCGACCGTCAGCATCGCCAGCGCCAGATAGACATAACCTTGAACCTGCCTCGACATTCAGCGTCTCCTGTTGCCTGCGCCGAGAAAACAGCAGGAGCCTGTCGGGGTCTTGAACGAAATTGCAGGTGCAAAGCAGCCGCTCAGAGAAAGGCGCCGGCATAGAGACGCGGCGACAGGCCGTATTTGCGCACGAAGACCCGCGTCATGTGGCTCTGGTCGGCAAAGCCGCTGGCAAAGGCCGCTTCCGCAAGCGGCATGCCCTGAGCGATCATTCGTCGGGCGATATGGATGCGGGCCTGGACGAGATAGGCATGCGGCGTCAATCCGGTCGCCTTGGCAAAACCGCGCAGCACCTGGAAACGGCTGAGCCCGCTTTCCCTGGAGAGATCGTCAAGCGAGACGGCGGCAAGCGGATCGTCGTCGATCAGGTTTCGAGCCGCGCGGATCGACGCCGGCACCAGTGGCCGCTCTTCGGTACCAGAGCGCTCCCGCATAACATCGGCGACGAGTTGCAGAAGCAGTTCGTCGCAGAGCAACCCCTCCGCCGTCCCGCCGCCGGTCACCGCGCCAAACAGCATTTCGAAGCGGGCGGCGATCGCCGCATTGCGGATAACGGGATGCGGGATTTCCGATCGCCCTACCCCGCTTTCGGTGATCTCTCGTGACAGACCGCTGACGATGGCGGGATCGAAATAGAGGATGCGCCACGACCGCCCCTCGCCGATCGGCGCGCCGTCATGCACTTCGTTCGGATTGACCGTGATGATGTCGCCGGCCTCTGCCTCCACCATGCCGCGGCCGCTGAGCGACGACTGCGCCCCGGCGGAAATCAAACCGATGCCGAACTGCTCATGCGTATGCCGCGCAAAGCTGTGATGCGTTTCCGCTTCTACCGCTTCGACGCCTGCCAGCGCCGAGCGCAGCATCCTGAACTGATTTTTCGCCATTGTCTGCCCGCAGGTCCGATCGCCGGACACTCTGCCAGCCACAGCGAGATGACGCAATCATTGCGGCCAAACCGGCTGCTTAGAAGAACTCGTCGAGCAGCTGGTAGTAAGCGAGCCTTGCCGGATCCGTGGCCGGCATGCCGTAGCGATCAAGGAAGGGCTGCACCAGCGCCTCGCCGAAATTGTGGGCGATGCTGCGGCAGGCGAGCGCGATATCCTGATAGCGGTCGGCGACGCCGAGACGACTGCAGTCGATATAACCCGAAAATCCCTCTTCCGACGCGACGAAATTCGGCAGGCAGGCATCACCATGGATAACGACGAGATCCTCGCGACTGGGCTTCCCGCTTTCGAGTTCGGCAAACAGAGCCTCGGCACTCTTTCCAACCCGCGTCTCATCGAAATCGGTCTCATCGACGATGCCGGCCTGCATCCGCGCTTTTGCCGCCGCGACACGCCTCTCCAGCCGATGATCGAACGGGCAGGATGCGATCGGCAAGCGATGCAGGTCAAGAAGGGCTATAGCCAGCAGTTCGACCCGCGCAGGCGGCGTCAGCGCCGATGCGCTGGTGAGATCACTCCCGGGTAGCGCGCTGATCAGCAGCCGGTTGTGCACACCGTCGCTGTCCTCTGCAATGACATCAGGACAGGGCAGGCCGGAAGTCTGGAGCCAGCGAAGCCTCGCTGCTTCGTCAGCGAGTTCGCCAAAAGGACCGGCTTGTTCGACCTTCAAGTAAAGCGTCGGCAATCCGAGAGCTTCCAGCCGGAAGACGCTCGCGGCGGAACGGCCGAGCGCATCGCGTTCGAACCGGTAGCCGGCCAGACGGGCATCAAGCGCGCCCGCCGACGGCGGTTGATCCTCTTGGAAAATCGACATGATATCTAGGCCATTGATGCAGCCGCATTATCCCGACAGGGTGGGACAGCGCAAGCGGCACGATCAGTCAGCGCATATCGGTGCTCGACGCCTTCTCCGACCTCAATGAACGGTTTCGGCGGGCGCGGCTTCGAGAAGAATTTCGAAAGCCTCTTCCAGAGCAGCCACCAGAATATCGGTCAGCTCGTCGCCTTTGTTTTCCAGGAACAGCGCGCTGACGGCTTCGTCCTGACGCTCAAAGAAACGCTCGATTTCGTTCGACATATCATTGTCCTCTTCTTCACCGGATCATCACGGCCATGGGAGGAAGCTAGGCAGGGTTGCTTGCGCGTGGCTGTTGCCGGTGAGACGCAATCCAGGATCACGAGGACTAGTCACGAATTTCATATTTCGCATACTGACTGCGGGGGATCAATCCACCAACTTCGTGGGCAAACGACACGACTTTCGTCGCTTCCTCATCCACCTCGCAGCGGAAACGAACCTGGTACCAGCCCTTAACTGTGCCAAAGGCGGCATCTCTTACATCAAGGATGGTACCGGTTCGCAATCCAAAACTAGGCAATGCGGACGGGAAATAAGGCGGCGAACCGTGAACGAGTTGGCCCTGAAGCTCGGTGGTGCAAAGCGTGGCCACTCGCTCTTTGCGCGGAAGACCACTGACCGCAGTTTGCGCAAACAAACTGCCATCTTCCGTCCGTGAAAACAGAGTTTTTGCCTTGGGCAGATCGTCCTTAGCTATCACTTTCGGTTTCGCAGCCGTCTGCTGCTCCGGCCGCTTGGCCTCCTCGATGCTTGTATTGGCTTCGCCAGAGACGTCTGTCGGTGGCCCATTTCGCTCTGGGGAAACGTCAGTCGTCGCGACCTCAGGAAGCATCACGTC from Rhizobium leguminosarum bv. trifolii WSM1325 encodes:
- a CDS encoding B3/4 domain protein (PFAM: B3/4 domain protein~KEGG: rec:RHECIAT_CH0003108 hypothetical protein), which gives rise to MQFSHSRAMWQAFPELRAGALHSEGIHADADVEAAIASFSAIAEARLAKAQEGEFPEIQAWRRGFSRMGLKPTQYRCASEALLRRFRQEHALPRLHPLIDLCNSISLAFAIPIAVFDTEKIAGDLEVRRAKGDETYLTFAGESEHPETNEVIFADAEDRAHARRWTNRQSGLSAVRETTHSVLIVVEALHVSAGDDIARLVETVADALARHWPAAPKTAMLSFVSPRFEF
- a CDS encoding protein of unknown function DUF6 transmembrane (PFAM: protein of unknown function DUF6 transmembrane~KEGG: rec:RHECIAT_CH0003109 putative permease protein), giving the protein MSRQVQGYVYLALAMLTVGSTVIASKLIASGLPPFSATALRFAIAFPVLLLLMRATGARLPRFSRHDRLILIIQAGAGSVGYTTLLISGLSLTSAADAGVIIGTLPVVSAAISILLLRERPQRALLLAVALATSGVLSIAFTPDAAGGSLAGNALIFCAVVCEGLFILLNKKLKTEVAPLTLSTLMAGIGFIVAAIPAIFEAPFADGISASAVAAVVYYALVPTVGGFLLWYAGAERVSGTEAALFTALAPVSAVMLAVIILGEPVGLSQIAGIACVLAAVLGLAFAGSRSLKPAGGR
- a CDS encoding transcriptional regulator, AraC family (PFAM: AraC protein arabinose-binding/dimerisation; helix-turn-helix- domain containing protein AraC type~SMART: helix-turn-helix- domain containing protein AraC type~KEGG: ret:RHE_CH02946 AraC family transcriptional regulator), translated to MAKNQFRMLRSALAGVEAVEAETHHSFARHTHEQFGIGLISAGAQSSLSGRGMVEAEAGDIITVNPNEVHDGAPIGEGRSWRILYFDPAIVSGLSREITESGVGRSEIPHPVIRNAAIAARFEMLFGAVTGGGTAEGLLCDELLLQLVADVMRERSGTEERPLVPASIRAARNLIDDDPLAAVSLDDLSRESGLSRFQVLRGFAKATGLTPHAYLVQARIHIARRMIAQGMPLAEAAFASGFADQSHMTRVFVRKYGLSPRLYAGAFL
- a CDS encoding aminoglycoside phosphotransferase (PFAM: aminoglycoside phosphotransferase~KEGG: ret:RHE_CH02947 putative aminoglycoside 3'-phosphotransferase protein); this translates as MSIFQEDQPPSAGALDARLAGYRFERDALGRSAASVFRLEALGLPTLYLKVEQAGPFGELADEAARLRWLQTSGLPCPDVIAEDSDGVHNRLLISALPGSDLTSASALTPPARVELLAIALLDLHRLPIASCPFDHRLERRVAAAKARMQAGIVDETDFDETRVGKSAEALFAELESGKPSREDLVVIHGDACLPNFVASEEGFSGYIDCSRLGVADRYQDIALACRSIAHNFGEALVQPFLDRYGMPATDPARLAYYQLLDEFF
- a CDS encoding conserved hypothetical protein (KEGG: rec:RHECIAT_CH0003112 hypothetical protein) is translated as MSNEIERFFERQDEAVSALFLENKGDELTDILVAALEEAFEILLEAAPAETVH